In a single window of the Biomphalaria glabrata chromosome 5, xgBioGlab47.1, whole genome shotgun sequence genome:
- the LOC106053019 gene encoding uncharacterized protein LOC106053019, with the protein MEISIVFVSVLLAVLRVSSAAVAMGLGPCPEQKKPGEKWYPSDCQECTCHGGSWTCESCGTGQLHYDPGNCYVENTHGKKFPDCCLPDVRCRGKPGFDKSRLLYDVNKDNEATLNDAPASPSKIKLKKPSRKGKKNKKENKIKLNKLKKKLKGKQGQKTKTSQFY; encoded by the exons ATGGAGATCTCTATAGTGTTCGTTTCCGTTTTACTGGCTGTCCTGCGCGTGTCGTCTGCTGCTGTTGCCATGGGATTAG GGCCGTGTCCAGAACAGAAAAAGCCCGGAGAAAAGTGGTACCCATCAGATTGTCAGGAGTGTACCTGCCATGGGGGTAGCTGGACCTGTGAAAG TTGCGGTACAGGTCAGTTGCACTACGACCCTGGAAACTGCTACGTGGAAAACACGCATGGGAAGAAATTTCCGGACTGCTGCTTGCCAGATGTGAGGTGCAGAGGGAAGCCAGGCTTCGACAAGAGCAGACTGCTCTATGACGTCAATAAGGATAACGAGGCGACCTTGAACGACGCCCCAGCAAGCCCTTCGAAAATAAAACTCAAAAAACCAAGCAGGAAAGGCAAAAAGAACAAGaaagagaataaaataaaactgaataaactcaagaagaaactaaaaggTAAACAAGGTCAAAAAACAAAGACCTCACAATTTTACTGA
- the LOC129926350 gene encoding uncharacterized protein LOC129926350 — MRLDMPFINSLINSIIKPLINSLINSFIKPLINSLINSFIKPLINSLINSLINSLINSLINSLINSFIKPFINPFIKPLINSLINSLINSLINPFIKPLINPFINSLINSLINPFIKPFINPFINPFINPFIKPFINPFIKPFINPFINPFINPFINPFINPFINPFINPFIKPFINPFINPFTNSFINPFINSFINPFINSFINPFINSFINPFINSFINPFINPFIKTFINPFIKTFIKTFINPFINPFINPFINPFINPFINPFIKPFINPFINPFINSFINPFINSFINPFINSFINPFINSFINPFINSFINPFINPFIKTFIKTFIKTFIKTFINPFINPFINPFINPFINPFINSLINPFIKTFINPFINSLINPFINSLINPFINPFINPFINSLINPFINSLINSLIKTFTKKCVERHNIISKTSVYNKNMYKPVDHL, encoded by the exons ATGAGACTAGACATG CCATTTATCAATTCACTTATCAATTCAATTATCAAGCCACTTATCAATTCACTTATCAATTCATTTATTAAGCCACTTATCAATTCACTTATCAATTCATTTATCAAGCCACTTATCAATTCACTTATCAATTCACTTATCAATTCACTTATCAATTCACTTATCAATTCACTTATCAATTCATTTATCAAGCCATTTATCAATCCATTTATCAAGCCACTTATCAATTCACTTATCAATTCACTTATCAATTCACTTATCAATCCATTTATCAAGCCACTTATCAATCCATTTATCAATTCACTTATCAATTCACTTATCAATCCATTTATCAAGCCATTTATCAATCCATTTATCAATCCATTTATCAATCCATTTATCAAGCCATTTATCAATCCATTTATCAAGCCATTTATCAATCCATTTATCAATCCATTTATCAATCCATTTATCAATCCATTTATCAATCCATTTATCAATCCATTTATCAATCCATTTATCAAGCCATTTATCAATCCATTTATCAATCCATTTACCAATTCATTTATCAATCCATTTATCAATTCATTTATCAATCCATTTATCAATTCATTTATCAATCCATTTATCAATTCATTTATCAATCCATTTATCAATTCATTTATCAATCCATTTATCAATCCATTTATCAAGACATTTATCAATCCATTTATCAAGACATTTATCAAGACATTTATCAATCCATTTATCAATCCATTTATCAATCCATTTATCAATCCATTTATCAATCCATTTATCAATCCATTTATCAAGCCATTTATCAATCCATTTATCAATCCATTTATCAATTCATTTATCAATCCATTTATCAATTCATTTATCAATCCATTTATCAATTCATTTATCAATCCATTTATCAATTCATTTATCAATCCATTTATCAATTCATTTATCAATCCATTTATCAATCCATTTATCAAGACATTTATCAAGACATTTATCAAGACATTTATCAAGACATTTATCAATCCATTTATCAATCCATTTATCAATCCATTTATCAATCCATTTATCAATCCATTTATCAATTCACTTATCAATCCATTTATCAAGACATTTATCAATCCATTTATCAATTCCCTTATCAATCCATTTATCAATTCACTTATCAATCCATTTATCAATCCATTTATCAATCCATTTATCAATTCACTTATCAATCCATTTATCAATTCACTTATCAATTCACTTATCAAGACATTTACTAAGAAATGTGTCGAGCGAcacaatattatttcaaaaacgagtgtatacaacaaaaatatgtaCAAACCTGTAGACCATTTATag